ACTGCTGCTAATAGTCCCGGGATTGTTATTGCCCCACTGCTAACGGTGAtaattttccccttcacagtCTTTCCGTTTAGTTGTTGAATACACTTTAGAACAGAATCAGGCGACCTGTAGAACACCATTGCCATGGTCTCATAACGGCTCAGATCGATTAACTCTCCAAACGGCGAAAATAATCGGGCTACCTGATCGTTAGTCATGTTAAAAGGAACGTTGTCTACCAATGCTACGCTGGCCCGCACGGGTGGCGTAAATGGATGGTGTCGAATTGCATTATTCCCTTTGGTACTTGTTCGCTCGCTGCCGCTACCTGGGCCTATCACGCTTGGGTGGCGTCGCCGGTTCCCTTCGcgttttctttcattgaATGTGACGTCCCATTTATCAGTCGCcccgaaggaaaaaatttcCATTGCAGGATCAATTAACATATTCTTTCCCATTTTGCGCATCCTTTGCTTAGCCTTTGGTTCTTCAATCTTTCGTACTAGCCCCGGAACGGCATCTATCCGCGAAGTGGCATTCCTAGCAGCCTCCTTGTCGCTAAAATTAATGAAAACGCTCGTCGTATTATCTTTACCTTCTTTGGTTCGTAGAGAACCCACCGCCTCCACGCCAGGCCACTCGCGGACAACGGCTTCAATACGTTGAAAATCGTGCGTGGGGCAATATGCCAGCAGCACAGAAGGATCcaccatatatatatatgcggcaCTCCCTTAAGATGCGCAGTACGTGCGTTCGCGGGAAATAATAGGCTAGAATGCTGGTGGATTGTGTGTGCTACTGTTGTGtgtaatttaaaaaaaaaaagtattagTTATATTACAAGGGGCATAATAACTTTAAAAGTGCCAGCGAGGACCTGCTGCGGCTCCAAAAGGGGCAAATACAGACGCAGCACGAAATCAACGGGGCCTCAAAACCGAACATGGTCGCGCCAAGACACACTCATTCAACTGTATATCGCGGTTTGCGGTATCCATAGCGATGCGGCAAGAGCCCCCGCGCATATGAGAAATGTCAACTGGACAGAGCTCCGTCCACATAAAAGTTGGAGGGGATCACTGAGAAGCAAAATTGGAAGACAATCAAAAACATACTTAGCAATGGCAAGGACTTTCAACCGAGTCAGCATCAGTGCATATGGCACAAATGACGTTACGGTGTAAAAATCGATACGCTacacccatttttttttttgagcacGAAACAACGATGCGGCAGTAGACGTGTCGACAGCCCCCTCAGCGCAGACGCATCGGCTTTACCACGGCCCTCCGCCGTCACGAGTCGCCGGCAACAACACCAGTGGAAACCGCATTAACAACACGAATTGGATAAGGGAGACAAAAAGATCGGGGTCTGAGGAGGCGGCAGGAAGCATTTGATGTCCTCCAGCGACCCTGAGAAGCTCCCGACGCTACAGGGAAAGGAGAATCGCAGTGGCCAGCCACACCGTTTACCAAACGTGAAAGCAGATGCCGGGGCTTTCAGCGCCGAGTTGCGTCAACGCCATCCACAAGCACCAATCCACTAGGCCTTGAAAGAAGTTTCCACTCATGTCGGGGTCACAGTACCCGAAGCACACCAAGAATAAAGCACCAAAGCGGGAGGCGAACGTAGGAAGTGATAGACTAGGTGAAGTAAACGATCGAAGGCATGTAACGGAAACGCCCACAAAAGCAAACTGCCGGCCTGCGAGGGGATCTGCGCCACACACGTGCCTACAGACCAGCGCAGTGTCAGATCAGAGACCGGCTTGGGGGCAGTAGAACCCGACCCCTCCACAAGGAAGGAGCTACCGCACATCCGCCGCCACGTCTTCGGCAACGAGAGGGCTTCGTCCAGGAACTATGGGACGGGTTGCTGTGGCAGAAACGCTAAGGCGGAACAGACGGCTTCTATTGGATGTGAGTGAAAACGAAGGGTCCTCAATTGTCTGCTCCACAACCCCTCAGCTGTATGTTATGCTTCGGTCGATGAGAAAGAGACGGGGTGGGCGCGATCCTACTTCAGAGCCACCCGCTTCTCAAGGGCAACTGCAGCCCTTTAGGGGGGGGGCCCAACACTCTACGCCACAGTTCCGACCCATTTTTCTGGTAACAAAGTAAGAGCACTAGGATCATTGATGTCGAAGGTCAGTATCAGGTTTCGTTCCCGAACAGCCCAATCGCCAGTGCAGGGGCTGACTTACCTTCAAAGATACGACCGTAGGAGAGATGTAGTCTGACGCTGCGTTCCAAATCATTCTCCATCAATGACCTAACGGCCGATATATGTCGAAGGCACGGGGTGTCCCCACTTTTAATTCTATCACAAGACGATGTGTCGTCAATAGAAAAGGGCCATGTGTTCCGCGTTTAGGTCAACCAAGCGTTGGGGAGGGCTGACCGAGCCGGCGAAGCCCCAGTTTCCATGAGTAGGTGAAGGATTTTCTCTTATCACCTACACTGACTCCTCAGACACACTGCACTAGCCACCAGACGACCGGAAAAGACACATTCCGCTAAGCTGGTAACCAAAACTTCCTGATTTAGGCTTTTTCGGACTAGCGcgaccattttttttttttctaaaggTGCTTCCTGTGAGCCTTTTAGATTTTCC
This region of Trypanosoma brucei gambiense DAL972 chromosome 10, complete sequence genomic DNA includes:
- a CDS encoding RBP23, which encodes MVDPSVLLAYCPTHDFQRIEAVVREWPGVEAVGSLRTKEGKDNTTSVFINFSDKEAARNATSRIDAVPGLVRKIEEPKAKQRMRKMGKNMLIDPAMEIFSFGATDKWDVTFNERKREGNRRRHPSVIGPGSGSERTSTKGNNAIRHHPFTPPVRASVALVDNVPFNMTNDQVARLFSPFGELIDLSRYETMAMVFYRSPDSVLKCIQQLNGKTVKGKIITVSSGAITIPGLLAAVVGVQVHN